From Triticum aestivum cultivar Chinese Spring chromosome 4A, IWGSC CS RefSeq v2.1, whole genome shotgun sequence, a single genomic window includes:
- the LOC123087548 gene encoding putative pentatricopeptide repeat-containing protein At1g03510: MDSRHQRLATLTKALTAHVNAGRHREALAFFARMASDPALPPLADPSFAYALPLALKSAAALRLPSSSAAAPIHALARKCSGLLSNPFVASALVASYGTGSSAEAARRLFDELPGRTAVVWSAMISVYVRSGDVSAAARALGDMDVVPTASCFNSVIAAVVESGEHPARAVELYRQMQGMGIKPSLITLLALVRVCTGLGALSSVREVHGFAVRHGMFVSCHLGSSLVEAYGRCGSLVGAQRVFELAEERDVVVWSSMVSAYAFHGHGDVAVSLFRRMELEKVRPDGIMFLGVLKACGHAGRADDALKYFDVLTKTYGVEACGDHYSCLVDVLGRAGRLHQAYDVIRTMPVRVTAKAWGALLAACRKYGEVGLAEVAARALFEIEPENAGNFISLANIYSGLGMHEEAERVRRDMEQQGLQSSPGSSWTIHRKSSELV; encoded by the exons ATGGACTCCCGCCACCAGCGGCTGGCGACGCTGACCAAGGCCCTGACCGCGCACGTCAACGCCGGCCGCCACCGCGAAGCGCTCGCCTTCTTCGCCCGCATGGCCTCCGACCCGGCGCTCCCGCCGCTCGCCGACCCGTCCTTCGCGTACGCCCTCCCGCTCGCGCTCAAGTCCGCCGCCGCGCtccgcctcccctcctcctccgccgccgcgcccatcCACGCCCTCGCGCGCAAGTGCAGCGGCCTCCTCAGCAACCCCTTCGTCGCCTCCGCACTCGTCGCCTCCTACGGCACCGGCTCCTCCGCCGAGGCCGCGCGCCGCCTGTTCGATGAATTGCCCGGCCGCACCGCCGTCGTCTGGAGCGCCATGATCTCCGTCTACGTCCGGTCGGGGGACGTCTCGGCGGCCGCGCGGGCTCTCGGCGATATGGATGTTGTGCCGACCGCCTCCTGCTTCAACTCGGTGATCGCGGCGGTGGTGGAGTCTGGGGAGCACCCTGCCCGGGCCGTCGAGCTCTACCGGCAGATGCAGGGGATGGGCATCAAGCCCTCGCTCATCACCCTGCTGGCGCTTGTCCGCGTGTGCACGGGGCTGGGCGCGCTGAGCTCGGTCAGGGAGGTGCACGGCTTCGCGGTGCGGCACGGCATGTTTGTGAGCTGCCATCTCGGCAGCTCCCTCGTCGAGGCGTACGGGCGGTGTGGCTCTTTGGTCGGCGCGCAGAGGGTTTTTGAACTGGCGGAGGAGCGCGACGTGGTTGTCTGGAGCTCCATGGTGTCGGCGTACGCGTTCCATGGCCATGGAGACGTTGCGGTGTCGCTTTTCAGGCGTATGGAGCTGGAGAAGGTCCGGCCTGATGGCATCATGTTCCTCGGCGTGTTGAAGGCCTGCGGCCATGCTGGTCGCGCAGATGACGCCTTGAAGTATTTCGATGTGTTAACCAAGACATATGGAGTGGAAGCATGCGGAGATCATTATTCGTGCTTGGTTGATGTCTTGGGACGGGCAGGGAGGTTGCATCAGGCCTATGATGTTATACGGACGATGCCGGTTAGAGTTACCGCAAAGGCCTGGGGTGCTCTCCTTGCTGCTTGCAGGAAGTATGGGGAGGTGGGGCTGGCAGAAGTTGCAGCGAGAGCGTTGTTTGAGATTGAACCAGAGAATGCAGGGAACTTTATTTCGCTTGCAAATATCTATTCGGGCTTGGGTATGCATGAGGAGGCAGAGCGGGTGAGAAGGGACATGGAGCAACAAGGCTTGCAGAGCTCACCTGGAAGCAGTTGGACGATACACCGCAAGTCAAG TGAACTTGTCTGA
- the LOC123087546 gene encoding muscle M-line assembly protein unc-89, with amino-acid sequence MAGKKSAAVSSVPSEGEESAVVPGSTAKRGPGRPKMDPVPAGASPGSTAKRGPGRPKKDPVPAAAGASPGSTAKRGAGRPKKVAAPAESGKGSAPEPGKSEMGEKGATPKKQGKGEKEKAKAATPKKKEKGDKAAAPEKKEKGDKAAAPEKKEKGDKAAAPEKKEKGDKAAPPKKKGKGEKAAAPEKKEKGEKVATKKKEKGEKGGKEKMGDTAATPKKKEKKGGEAAEPGSGSGKQEPSGEAGKPKPKPTPKKAKQQASDGAAKETPSKRKRDDAGEPQPQKSAKSAKKVDEATPTKKKQASSGGAEKATTPSKTPQKKEAKSAKKSPGKAEKATPTKKQQASGGPEKATPSKRKHGDLESPKAAKSGQNGSSPAKKQKGKAAGAAPVAAEPGTCSFPMARVRLLMRDKDATIRSNNETVFLVNKASELFLEVFAKDAHQNALKERKKSITYENLSTAVCKEKRYKFLSDFVPLRVTAGDALKAVVKEP; translated from the exons ATGGCCGGGAAGAAGAGCGCCGCGGTGAGCTCCGTGCCTTCCGAGGGTGAGGAGAGTGCCGTCGTCCCCGGCTCCACTGCCAAGCGCGGGCCCGGCAGACCTAAGATGGACCCCGTCCCCGCCGGTGCCAGCCCCGGCTCCACTGCCAAGCGCGGGCCTGGGAGGCCTAAGAAGGatcccgtccccgccgccgccggcgccagccccggctccacTGCCAAGCGCGGGGCCGGGAGGCCTAAGAAGGTCGCCGCCCCCGCCGAGTCCGGCAAGGGCTCTGCTCCGGAGCCCGGGAAGAGCGAGATGGGGGAGAAGGGGGCGACCCCGAAGAAGCAGGGGAAGGGGGAGAAAGAGAAGGCGAAGGCGGCGACCCCGAAAAAGAAGGAGAAGGGGGACAAGGCggcggcgccggagaagaaggagaagggggacaaggcggcggcgccggagaagaaggagaagggggacaaggcggcggcgccggagaagaaggagaagggggacaAGGCGGCGCCCCCGAAGAAGAAGGGGAAGGGGGAGAAGGCGGCGGCGCCAGAGAAGAAAGAGAAGGGGGAGAAGGTTGCtaccaagaagaaggagaagggggagaagggagggaaggagaagATGGGGGACACGGCGGCGACcccaaagaagaaggagaagaagggcggcgaggcggcggagcccGGATCCGGATCCGGGAAGCAGGAGCCGTCCGGCGAAGCGGGGAAGCCCAAGCCCAAGCCCACGCCCAAGAAGGCGAAGCAGCAGGCCTCAGACGGGGCGGCCAAGGAGACGCCCAGCAAGAGGAAGCGCGACGACGCCGGGGAACCCCAACCCCAGAAGTCGGCCAAGAGCGCCAAAAAAGTGGACGAGGCcacgcccaccaagaagaagcaagcCTCCTCCGGCGGTGCTGAGAAGGCCACCACACCCAGCAAGACACCCCAGAAGAAGGAGGCAAAGAGCGCCAAGAAAAGCCCCGGCAAGGCGGAGAAGGCCACGCCGACCAAGAAGCAGCAGGCCTCCGGCGGGCCGGAGAAGGCCACACCGAGCAAGAGGAAGCATGGCGATCTGGAATCCCCAAAGGCGGCGAAGAGCGGGCAGAATGGCTCTTCGCCTGCGAAGAAACAGAAGGGCAAGGCAGCAGGGGCGGCGCCGGTGGCTGCCGAGCCGGGCACCTGCAGCTTCCCGATGGCGCGGGTGCGGCTGCTGATGCGGGACAAGGACGCCACCATCCGATCTAACAATGAGACCGTCTTCCTCGTCAACAAGGCCTCG GAGTTATTCTTGGAGGTATTTGCGAAGGATGCTCATCAGAATGCCCTGAAGGAACGTAAAAAGTCAATTACCTACGAGAACCTTT CGACGGCGGTGTGCAAGGAGAAACGGTACAAGTTCCTATCAG ATTTCGTGCCACTGAGGGTGACGGCCGGGGATGCACTCAAGGCTGTGGTGAAGGAGCCGTAG
- the LOC123087547 gene encoding derlin-2, which yields MAQAVEEWYRQMPIITRSYLTAAVLTTVGCTLEIISPYHLYLNPKLVVQHYEIWRLVTNFLYFRKMDLDFLFHMFFLARYCKLLEENSFRGRTADFFYMLLFGATVLTSIVLIGGTIPYISETFARILFLSNSLTFMMVYVWSKHNPFIHMSFLGLFTFTAAYLPWVLLGFSILVGSSTWVDLLGMIAGHVYYFLEDVYPRMTGRRPLKTPSFIKALFADDNVVVAARPPNAGVAAARFGGVGAADPQFQ from the exons ATGGCGCAGGCGGTGGAGGAGTGGTACCGGCAGATGCCCATCATCACGCGCTCCTACCTCACCGCCGCCGTCCTCACCACCGTCGGCTGCACCCTCGAG ATCATCTCGCCCTACCACCTGTACCTCAACCCCAAGCTGGTGGTGCAGCACTACGAGATCTGGCGCCTCGTCACCAACTTCCTCTACTTCCGCAAGATGG ATTTGGATTTCCTGTTCCACATGTTTTTTCTTGCGCGCTACTGCAAACTTCTCGAGGAGAACTCATTCAGGGGAAGAACAGCTGACTTTTTCTACATGCTCTTGTTTGGTGCTACTGTCCTGACTAGCATCGTTCTGATTGGTGGGACAATACCTTACATTTCTGAGACATTCGCCAGGATTCTTTTCCTCAGCAATTCATTGACGTTTATGATG GTTTATGTCTGGAGCAAGCACAATCCCTTCATTCACATGAGCTTCTTGGGTCTGTTCACCTTCACTGCTGCCTACTTACCTTGG GTCCTTCTTGGCTTCTCTATTCTGGTGGGGAGCAGCACATGGGTTGATCTTTTG GGTATGATTGCTGGCCATGTGTATTACTTCCTGGAAGACGTGTACCCTCGGATGACCGGTCGGCGTCCCCTGAAGACCCCTTCCTTCATCAAGGCGCTGTTCGCCGACGACAATGTGGTCGTGGCGGCCCGCCCCCCCAACGCCGGTGTCGCGGCTGCAAGGTTCGGTGGTGTGGGTGCAGCAGACCCCCAGTTCCAGTGA